Proteins from a single region of Dysosmobacter acutus:
- a CDS encoding DHH family phosphoesterase, which translates to MTAKEAAQLLRSFDNVLILTHLRPDGDTVGCASALCAALRNLGKTAYLLPNPEITDNSRPYAAPYLAPEGFCPEKVVSTDIAALSLFPENALPYQNRVDLAIDHHPSYEGFGASSCVRPQCAACGEILYEIVRDLGPITPEIALPLYVAVSTDTGCFVYSNTTSNTHRVAAALMDTGIDYRQVNKTFFRTKSRKRLALEADMLRSMQLFDSGRIVVMQIPVSLMERVQASESDAEDLSSLAGLVEGNDCAVTMRELHTDVWKISLRTGSRVNATQVCQLLGGGGHAAAAGCTIKGSAQSATERILDAVARVAGDFPR; encoded by the coding sequence ATGACCGCCAAAGAGGCCGCGCAGCTGCTGCGCTCCTTTGACAACGTCCTGATCCTGACCCATCTGCGGCCCGATGGGGACACGGTGGGCTGCGCCAGCGCCCTCTGCGCCGCGCTGCGGAATCTGGGGAAGACCGCCTATCTTCTGCCCAACCCGGAGATTACGGACAACAGCCGCCCCTATGCTGCGCCCTACTTGGCGCCGGAGGGCTTTTGCCCGGAGAAAGTGGTCAGCACCGACATCGCCGCGCTGTCCCTGTTCCCGGAAAACGCCCTGCCCTATCAGAACCGGGTGGACCTGGCCATTGACCACCACCCCTCCTATGAGGGGTTCGGAGCAAGCAGCTGCGTGCGGCCCCAGTGTGCCGCCTGCGGCGAGATTCTCTATGAGATTGTCCGGGACCTTGGGCCCATCACGCCGGAGATCGCCCTGCCCCTCTATGTGGCCGTATCCACAGACACGGGCTGCTTTGTCTACTCCAATACCACCTCCAACACCCACCGGGTGGCGGCGGCGCTGATGGACACGGGCATCGACTACCGTCAGGTCAACAAGACCTTTTTCCGCACCAAAAGCCGTAAGCGCCTGGCCCTTGAGGCAGACATGCTGCGCAGCATGCAGCTTTTCGACAGCGGCCGCATTGTGGTCATGCAGATTCCCGTCTCCTTGATGGAGCGGGTCCAGGCCAGCGAAAGCGACGCGGAAGACCTCTCCTCCCTGGCAGGTCTTGTGGAGGGCAACGACTGTGCCGTCACCATGCGGGAGCTGCACACAGACGTCTGGAAAATCTCCCTGCGCACCGGAAGCCGGGTCAACGCCACCCAGGTCTGTCAGCTGTTGGGCGGCGGTGGCCACGCCGCAGCGGCTGGCTGCACCATCAAGGGCAGCGCCCAGTCGGCCACCGAGCGGATTTTGGACGCCGTGGCCCGGGTCGCAGGCGATTTCCCGCGCTAA